A section of the Corvus hawaiiensis isolate bCorHaw1 chromosome 14, bCorHaw1.pri.cur, whole genome shotgun sequence genome encodes:
- the LOC125333211 gene encoding BTB/POZ domain-containing protein KCTD12-like, whose translation MALADPVGCAKGSEDNNPFPDIIELNVGGQVYITRHPTLVSVPGSLLWEMFTQKNVRSLARDSKGRFFVDRDGFLFRYILDYMRDRHLVLPEHFPERGRLQREAEYFMLPELVKLLAPKLSEQNSLGDDPCQSDPEELSPSADTARSLTSATAVLPSAVSGGPGGASAVGAEGRRAGFITIGYRGSYTLGRDSQTDAKFRRVARIMVCGKTSLAKEVFGDTLNESRDPDRPPERYTSRYYLKFTFLEQAFDKLADAGFHMVACNSTGTCAFAHEQTDDRIWTSYTEYVFYRE comes from the coding sequence ATGGCCCTGGCAGACCCCGTGGGCTGTGCCAAAGGCAGCGAGGACAACAACCCCTTCCCTGACATCATCGAGCTGAACGTGGGGGGACAGGTGTACATCACCCGGCACCCCACGCTGGTCAGCGTGCCCGGCTCGCTGCTCTGGGAGATGTTCACGCAGAAGAACGTGCGCTCGCTGGCCCGCGACAGCAAGGGCCGCTTCTTCGTGGATCGGGACGGGTTCCTGTTCCGCTACATCCTGGATTACATGAGGGACCGGCACCTGGTGCTGCCCGAGCACTTCCCGGAGCGCGGCCGGCTGCAGCGCGAGGCCGAGTACTTCATGCTGCCCGAGCTGGTGAAGCTGCTGGCGCCCAAGCTCAGCGAGCAGAACTCCCTGGGGGACGATCCCTGCCAGAGCGACCCCGAGGAGCTGTCCCCCAGCGCGGACACCGCCCGCAGCCTGACCTCGGCCACGGCCGTGCTGCCCAGCGCCGTGTCTGGCGGCCCCGGCGGTGCCAGCGCTGTCGGCGCCGAGGGCCGCAGGGCGGGGTTCATCACCATCGGCTACCGCGGCTCCTACAcgctgggcagggacagccagaCGGACGCCAAGTTCCGCAGGGTGGCCCGGATCATGGTGTGCGGCAAGACCTCGCTGGCCAAGGAGGTCTTTGGGGACACCTTGAACGAGAGCAGGGACCCGGACAGGCCTCCAGAGAGGTACACGTCCAGGTACTACCTCAAATTCACCTTCCTGGAGCAAGCCTTTGACAAACTGGCCGATGCCGGCTTCCACATGGTGGCCTGCAACTCCACGGGCACCTGTGCCTTCGCCCACGAGCAGACGGACGACAGGATCTGGACCTCTTACACCGAATATGTTTTCTATCGTGAGTGA